Proteins encoded by one window of Diachasmimorpha longicaudata isolate KC_UGA_2023 chromosome 20, iyDiaLong2, whole genome shotgun sequence:
- the LOC135171563 gene encoding uncharacterized protein LOC135171563, translating into MVMVKEGIQKNTDMFNEFLTRTVTGHFECYRLIYGPIVWLSFSSSFQPFEGGRGAIPGRKFANRAHLLLAEELKTASIGLIYQLKGLTKRRELAEKSTPPTQSSHQSGNQLKRIELNTFDGRYSEWKNWSDLYLSMVGSDPNIPGVQKLARLKGLLKGSAAALISTFSVTEENYDKAWTKLVKKYEDTRLIAQALFNRVLNLPKIHKASSENLTANAAAAVETLDQLPQMTKLTTSRLLEQMIIHLLRQSLDSETLKMWELKLGECRNFPTLEEFTNFIESYARGINSGDKLHSTSTNSSTPRTTPVASRRRVAHVASTTERATETSTKAPPRNNCAFCTGRHYIARCEKFIALSPIKRVDIIISKRLCFNCLVPHLLSRCTCLKSCYKSQALGQEERHHTLLHGGHVELMEDAGQLRKFNLATPAPTPAAEESTHQLSKSMDSTATERIYAPLSQVEESTQQQRSTATVNLNNQRISAQENINENQKSPAINSNQRHSTQPSVLLATALVKAASSRGYLIDARVLTDQGSEISFITDNLIHQLHLKRAHSTLELIGIGGTPSGTTRGVVPVVLHSTIGNQQVEITAHILKKLTTRLPSFSCSTTRIGSLQDLQLADPDYLKPGPIDIIIGSDNYGRIIKEKVIKSTSTQLVGQQTAFGWIISGPINCQGCSPRISLTAVRSSANEQLLELLQKFWVQEEINNATECHELSPEDHQCEMHFQSTHSRDETGRYVVRLPLKTSATALGDSRLKATRQLHSVMRRLQKDEAYSALYKAFIREYHQLNHLQEAPETPEPSPDYYLPHHGVLRDDAITTKL; encoded by the exons ATGGTGATGGTGAAAGAGG gtattcaaaaaaatacagacatgtttaatgaatttttaacccgaacggttactgg ccactttgagtgctaccggctgatttatggcccaatcgtctggctgagtttttcttcttcttttcaacCTTTTGAAg ggggaaggggggcgattcctggaagaaaattcgccaatcgtgcccacttactactagCGGAAGAGCTGAAAACAGCGAGCATAGGGCTCATATATCAACTCAAGGGCCTCACCAAGCGAAGGGAACTCGCCGAGAAATCAACACCACCTACCCAATCATCACACCAATCGGGAAATCAACTGAAGAGGATCGAACTCAACACATTCGACGGCAGATACTccgaatggaaaaattggagtGATCTGTATCTCTCGATGGTGGGGAGTGACCCCAACATACCAGGAGTGCAGAAGCTGGCTCGCCTCAAGGGCCTGCTGAAAGGGTCAGCAGCAGCACTCATCTCAACGTTCAGCGTCACTGAAGAGAACTACGATAAGGCGTGGACGAAACTCGTAAAGAAATACGAGGACACACGACTCATCGCACAAGCTCTATTCAATCGAGTGCTCAACTTGCCGAAAATCCACAAGGCATCCTCAGAGAATCTCACCGCCAATGCAGCAGCGGCAGTAGAGACGCTGGACCAGCTGCCTCAAATGACGAAACTCACCACATCGAGACTGCTTGAGCAGATGATCATACACCTGCTGCGACAATCGCTCGATTCCGAGACCCTGAAGATGTGGGAATTGAAACTCGGAGAATGCAGAAACTTCCCGACGCTCGAGGAGTTTACGAACTTCATCGAGTCATACGCCAGGGGAATCAACTCAGGAGACAAGCTTCACTCAACTAGCACAAACAGTTCAACGCCACGAACAACGCCTGTCGCGAGCAGGAGAAGAGTAGCACACGTGGCATCAACAACGGAGAGAGCAACAGAGACATCAACAAAGGCTCCTCCGAGAAATAACTGTGCCTTCTGCACAGGAAGACACTACATCGCGAGATGCGAGAAGTTCATCGCCCTCTCACCAATCAAACGAGTCGACATCATCATCAGCAAGCGGTTGTGCTTCAACTGCTTGGTGCCACACCTACTGAGCAGGTGCACCTGCCTGAAGAGCTGCTACAAAAGCCAGGCCCTAGGACAGGAAGAACGTCACCATACTCTACTCCACGGAGGCCACGTGGAATTAATGGAAGACGCTGGGCAGCTGAGGAAGTTCAACCTGGCAACACCAGCGCCCACACCAGCGGCAGAGGAATCGA cacatcaattatcgAAATCAATGGATTCAACGGCCACTGAGAGGATTTACGCCCCCCTGAGTCAAGTCGAAGAATCAACTCAACAGCAGAGATCAACTGCAACAGTGAACCTCAACAATCAACGGATCAGTGCGCAAGAGAACATCAACGAGAATCAGAAATCACCAGCCATCAACAGTAATCAACGGCACTCAACGCAACCATCTGTGCTGCTAGCCACGGCGCTAGTAAAAGCAGCATCATCACGAGGATATCTGATCGACGCCAGGGTGCTAACCGATCAAGGCTCAGAAATATCGTTCATCACCGACAATCTAATTCATCAACTCCACCTGAAACGAGCACATTCAACGCTCGAACTAATCGGAATCGGTGGAACACCTTCAGGGACCACGAGAGGAGTGGTGCCAGTCGTGCTGCACTCAACGATTGGAAATCAACAAGTTGAAATCACCGCACACATCTTGAAGAAACTCACCACACGACTGCCATCATTCTCATGTTCAACGACGAGGATCGGCTCACTACAGGATCTTCAACTAGCCGATCCAGATTATCTAAAGCCTGGACCAATCGACATCATTATCGGATCAGACAACTATGGGCGGATCATCAAAGAAAAGGTTATCAAATCGACATCAACTCAACTAGTTGGCCAACAAACAGCATTTGGTTGGATAATATCAGGTCCAATCAACTGCCAAGGCTGTTCACCGAGAATCTCCTTAACTGCAGTACGGAGTTCCGCGAACGAACAGCTACTAGAGCTTCTCCAAAAATTCTGGGTCCAGGAAGAAATCAACAATGCAACGGAGTGTCATGAGCTATCACCAGAGGATCACCAGTGCGAGATGCACTTTCAATCGACGCACTCCAGAGACGAGACCGGGCGCTATGTTGTGAGGCTCCCCCTGAAAACCTCAGCAACAGCCCTCGGTGACTCGAGGCTCAAAGCAACACGTCAACTACACTCGGTAATGAGACGCCTACAAAAGGATGAGGCGTACTCAGCCCTGTACAAGGCCTTTATCAGAGAGTATCATCAGTTAAATCACCTTCAAGAAGCACCAGAGACTCCAGAACCCTCACCAGACTATTATCTACCGCACCACGGGGTTCTGAGAGACGATGCCATCACCACGAAACTATGA
- the LOC135171562 gene encoding uncharacterized protein LOC135171562, which produces MSRKLQVDAVNVLTWVRKHQFVFGTDIVKMFRQIRVHQDDWDLQQILWLNEDHEEITYQLTTLTYGLNCSPWISLRVLQQLVEDEGHRFPAAVETLRNGRYVDDIYGGADSIDQLKEIATQLQGLCEAGGFPLQKWSSNSPEALQQLGLSPQNSTVHFEEAITKVLGLCWQQSTDTFKYKAKNFTSKTFTKRSVLSEIAQIFDPLGFIAPVVILGKIFIQSLWRLKLKWDDPLPTDYVRQRRKFRAEINELDKISIPRWVRLSTESINIQLHGFADASKSAMSAVVYIRSKKLNEPTSTIIVCAKTRVAPLKEMTIPRLELTAALLLTRLAKTTHQMLELNNVETHLWSDSSVALAWITSHPSRWKEFVHNRVAEIQETLPEATWRHISGKENPADCASRGISTNQLIEHPLWWSGPDWLNLEPDQWPQSTIDVPAEVSMEAKPSPAHPVAAEVNVNALAELLDRYSTLSKVLQVSATISRAMNRFRRQPTPQTPVLTPDELNKARLFWVRLTQKQFFASAIRTLRRDHQLPTGHQLAKMTPFLDELGIMRVGGRLRNAQLDADEMHPIILPRQSRLTTLVINEAHQRALHGGTQLTLAITRQKYWIIGDSGTVRSHILHCVICTRYRAQRAQQLMGQLPTARVSPSRAFLHTGVDYAGPMPILKWRPTNAQPAAVHIAVFVCLSTSAVHLELVTRQSTDAFIAAFKRFTGRRGIPQVMYRDNGSNFEGAAGVLHRLYNEESSENQQIQAALATNGTRRSFIPPRAPHFGGKWEAAVKSTKHHLKRTLRTTTLTYEELNTILIQIKACLNSRPISPMSDDPDDAHPRTLPDRWSKECLQRYLAIYKWNQRQENIKVGDMVLVVNENFPPARWPLARVTAVHPGDDGLTRVATVKTAYSEVARHADGTPNPERYQTRNNYKKINKNFKRTPRNHRTERYHQTRSQPTRNQLRSSTVNQQNKFTTSDGELPPGCLELR; this is translated from the exons ATGAGTC GAAAACTGCAAGTGGATGCAGTCAACGTCCTCACATGGGTGAGGAAACATCAGTTCGTTTTTGGGACAGACATCGTGAAGATGTTTCGCCAAATTCGGGTTCATCAAGACGATTGGGATCTGCAACAAATTTTGTGGCTCAACGAAGACCATGAAGAGATCACCTATCAACTGACCACACTCACCTATGGGCTCAACTGTTCACCATGGATATCACTAAGAGTCCTTCAACAACTGGTGGAGGATGAAGGTCACCGCTTCCCAGCAGCAGTAGAGACACTCAGAAACGGTCGCTACGTAGACGATATCTACGGCGGTGCCGACTCCATCGATCAACTAAAAGAAATCGCTACTCAACTACAAGGACTTTGCGAAGCCGGTGGCTTCCCACTCCAGAAATGGAGCAGCAACTCACCAGAAGCTCTTCAACAATTAGGCCTCTCCCCACAGAACTCAACAGTGCATTTCGAAGAAGCAATCACCAAGGTCTTAGGTCTTTGCTGGCAGCAATCAACCGATACATTCAAATACAAGGCCAAGAACTTCACCTCAAAGACGTTCACCAAGAGATCAGTGCTATCAGAgatcgcccaaatctttgatCCACTGGGATTCATCGCTCCAGTTGTCATCCTTGGCAAAATCTTCATCCAAAGTCTATGGAGATTGAAACTTAAATGGGATGATCCCTTGCCGACGGATTACGTACGACAAAGGAGGAAATTTCGAGCGGAAATCAACGAGCTAGATAAGATCTCAATCCCGAGATGGGTCAGACTGTCAACAGAATCGATCAACATACAACTCCACGGGTTCGCCGATGCATCCAAATCGGCAATGAGCGCAGTAGTCTACATCAGATCAAAGAAACTCAACGAACCGACCTCAACAATCATCGTATGTGCAAAAACGAGGGTGGCACCACTCAAGGAAATGACCATCCCTCGCCTCGAACTCACCGCTGCACTACTGCTCACCCGCCTTGCAAAGACAACTCACCAAATGCTAGAACTCAACAACGTGGAAACTCACCTCTGGTCAGACTCATCTGTTGCTCTGGCGTGGATAACCAGTCATCCCTCACGCTGGAAGGAATTTGTCCACAACAGAGTAGCAGAAATCCAAGAGACATTGCCAGAAGCAACATGGAGGCACATCAGTGGAAAGGAAAATCCAGCAGATTGTGCCTCAAGGGGGATCTCAACAAATCAACTCATCGAACATCCACTCTGGTGGTCAGGACCTGACTGGCTTAATCTAGAGCCAGACCAGTGGCCACAATCAACAATAGACGTCCCTGCAGAGGTCTCAATGGAAGCGAAACCCTCACCAGCTCATCCAGTCGCAGCTGAGGTCAACGTCAACGCACTAGCAGAGTTGCTAGACAGATACTCAACACTATCAAAAGTGCTGCAAGTGTCAGCGACCATCAGCAGGGCAATGAATAGGTTCAGAAGGCAACCAACACCTCAGACACCAGTCCTCACACCTGACGAACTCAACAAGGCTCGGCTATTCTGGGTAAGACTAACACAAAAACAATTCTTTGCTTCAGCAATAAGGACCCTCAGGAGAGACCATCAACTGCCAACGGGACATCAACTAGCCAAGATGACTCCATTCCTAGACGAGCTAGGAATCATGAGAGTCGGAGGACGACTCAGAAACGCTCAACTAGACGCTGACGAGATGCACCCCATCATACTGCCTCGCCAGTCGCGACTCACCACACTGGTCATCAACGAAGCTCACCAACGAGCACTCCACGGAGGAACTCAACTCACGTTGGCAATCACCCGCCAAAAATACTGGATAATTGGCGACAGTGGCACAGTTCGATCCCACATCCTACACTGTGTCATCTGTACCAGATATCGGGCTCAACGAGCCCAACAGCTGATGGGACAACTTCCCACAGCAAGAGTATCACCATCAAGAGCATTCCTCCACACAGGGGTGGATTATGCTGGTCCAATGCCCATACTTAAGTGGAGACCAACAAATGCTCAACCAGCTGCGGTGCACATCGCAGTCTTCGTCTGCCTGAGCACATCAGCAGTGCACCTGGAGCTGGTCACGCGTCAAAGCACAGACGCATTCATCGCAGCATTCAAGAGATTCACCGGGAGAAGAGGAATCCCCCAAGTGATGTATCGTGACAACGGAAGCAACTTTGAAGGAGCTGCTGGAGTCCTACATCGATTATACAACGAGGAATCATCAGAGAATCAACAAATCCAAGCTGCACTTGCCACAAATGGAACTCGCCGGAGCTTCATCCCACCACGAGCACCCCATTTTGGTGGCAAATGGGAAGCAGCGGTGAAATCAACGAAACATCACCTGAAACGTACGCTGAGAACAACGACACTCACCTATGAAGAGCTCAACACCATCTTGATCCAGATCAAGGCCTGCCTAAACTCCAGGCCGATCTCACCAATGTCTGATGACCCAGACGACGCTCACCCCAGGACACTTCCTGATAG ATGGTCAAAAGaatgtcttcaacgatacctgGCCATCTACAAGTGGAATCAACGCCAGGAAAATATCAAGGTTGGAGACATGGTGCTAGTGGTGAACGAAAACTTTCCACCAGCAAGGTGGCCACTAGCACGAGTCACCGCAGTTCACCCGGGAGACGACGGACTCACCAGAGTGGCGACTGTCAAGACAGCCTACTCAGAAGTAGCCAGGCACGCGGACGGTACGCCTAATCCAGAGAGGTACCAAACACGA AACAACTACAAGAAGATCAACAAGAACTTCAAGAGGACTCCCAGGAATCACAGGACTGAGAGATATCATCAAACAAGATCTCAACCCACCAGAAATCAACTCAGAAGCTCAACAGTCAATCAACAGAATAAATTCACCACCTCCGATGGTGAATTGCCCCCGGGATGTTTAGAATTAAGATAA